One Mesoplodon densirostris isolate mMesDen1 chromosome X, mMesDen1 primary haplotype, whole genome shotgun sequence genomic region harbors:
- the LOC132481956 gene encoding peptidyl-prolyl cis-trans isomerase A-like: MVNPTVFFNITINGKPLGHVSLELFADKFPKTEENFRALSTEEKGFGHKGSCFHRIIPAFMCQGGGFRCHNGTGGKSIYGEKFDDENFLLKHTGPGILSMANAGPNTNGSQFFICTAKTEWLDGKHVVFGKVKEHMNIVEAVECFGSRNYKTSKKITIADCGQI, encoded by the coding sequence ATGGTCAACCCCACCGTGTTCTTCAACATCACCATCAATGGCAAGCCCCTGGGCCACGTCTCCTTGGAGCTGTTTGCAGACAAATTTCCAAAGACAGAAGAGAACTTCCGTGCTCTGAGCACTGAGGAGAAAGGATTTGGTCATAAAGGTTCTTGTTTTCACAGAATAATTCCGGCATTTATGTGCCAGGGTGGTGGCTTCAGATGCCATAATGGCACTGGCGGCAAGTCCATCTATGGGGAGAAATTTGATGATGAGAATTTCCTCCTGAAGCATACGGGTCCTGGCATCTTGTCCATGGCAAATGCTGGCCCCAACACAAACGGTTCCCAGTTTTTCATCTGCACTGCCAAGACTGAGTGGTTGGATGGCAAACATGTGGTCTTTGGCAAGGTGAAGGAGCACATGAATATTGTGGAAGCCGTGGAGTGCTTTGGGTCCAGAAACTACAAGACCAGCAAGAAGATCACCATTGCTGACTGTGGACAAATCTAA